The Sphingobacterium lactis sequence TGCAGGAAGTCCTGCAATTTCTGACGAAGAGCCGTACCTTTCGGCAACCATAACGGCAGCCCCATCCCTACCTTTTCGGAAAAGGCAAACAGCTCCAGCTCCTTACCCAATTTACGGTGGTCACGCTTCTTCGCTTCCTCGATGAACTTCAGGTATTCTGTCAGTTCGGAGGCTTTCGGGAAAGTCACGCCGTAGATACGGGTCAATTGCTTACGGGTTTCATCCCCGCGCCAATACGCACCAGCCACGTTGGTCAACTTAACCGCCTTGATAAAACTGGTGTTCGGAATATGTGGTCCGCGACACAAATCGGTGAAATTCCCTTGGGTGTAGAAGGTAATCTTACCATCTTCCAAGTCCTTGATCAAGTCCAATTTGTACTCGTCGCCCTTATCTTCAAAATATGCCAGCGCATCCGCTTTTGAAACCGCCTTGCGTTCAAAAACTTCCTTTTGCTTGGCCAATTCGATCATCTTGTCCTCGATCTGCTTGAAATCATCGGACGAGAATTCACGGTCGCCGAAATCTACATCGTAGTAGAATCCGGTTTCAATTGCTGGACCGATACCAAATTTGATACCCGGATACAGCGCCTCCAAAGCTTCGGCCAGCAAGTGGGCCGAGGAATGCCAGAAGGTATTCTTTCCTTTGTCGTCATTCCAGGTCAACAGTTTTACGGAAGCATCCGTCTCGATCGCGCGTGCGGAATCCCAAACTTCACCGTTCACTTCGGCTGCCAATACATTTCTGGCTAACCCTTCGGAAATCGACTGGGCAATCTGCATGGCAGTTGTCCCTTTTTCATACTGACGTACAGAACCGTCAGGGAGTGTAATGTTAATCATTTACAACATGATTTTTTGTTTGTCTAAAAATCGCAGCTTTTTGCAACATGTACAATTACATTGCGTATCAAAAACCACCTTAATTAATTCGATTACAAAATTAGCGAATTATTTATGCTTTACCTAACGAAAGGCGTTGGAAAAAACAGCAAATCCAGCAGATTAGCGCTAATTTTCACCACCCTTGCAAGCTTAGGTTTCCATGGCCATGAACACACCCTTGCTGAACGGTTCATTTCCTGAAATTCAGTTGACATACACATCTCCCATTTTTTTCGTAATTTTGCAGCTCAAATTACTTCACATGTCAAATCAAGTTCCAGCGGACGGCACATTCCTTCCATTAATGGAGGAGTTTTACACGATACAGGGCGAGGGATACCACACGGGCAAGGCGGCTTATTTCATCCGCTTGGGAGGCTGCGATGTGGGCTGCCATTGGTGTGACGTCAAGGAAAGCTGGGATGCCGCACTGCACCCACTGACCGCAGCGGAAGTCATTGTGGATAATGCCAAGAAACACCCCGCAAAAACGGTCGTGATCACAGGTGGAGAACCTCTACTCTACAACCTGACTTACCTGACGCAAAAGCTGAAGGAAGCCGGGATCAAAATTTTCCTGGAAACATCAGGCGCCTATCCCCTAACCGGGTATTGGGATTGGATCTGTCTATCGCCGAAAAAATTCAAGGGCCCTCGTGAAGATGTGTTGAGCGCCGCGGGTGAGCTGAAGGTGATTGTTTTCAACAAAAGTGATTTCCAATGGGCAGAGGAACATGCGAAATTCGTGAATGCGAACTGCAAACTGTACCTGCAACCGGAATGGTCCAAAGCAGCGGAGATGACACCGTTGATCATTGACTATGTCAAGGACAACCCGAAATGGGAAATTTCCCTGCAGACACATAAATACCTGAATATTCCCTAAGAACAGGTTTCCCGAAAGATTGGAAAGCCGGTTGGGCAAGGTAATTTTCTGTTAGATTGCACCCACATACATTGGTTTCCGTTTTTTTTCCTATATTTAATTCAGCATCAACCCTTTAACCGCTGACACTATGGAATTTCCATATTCGTAAAGCAACTCCTTATTCTTGCTATTTTTCGCAATTGGACCACGCTGTCGTGATATGATTTTTTCAATGTGCGATGATCCATGCTATTTTTTCCGTAATGCCTCATTTTTTGGAAAGTGCCTTGTGGGGTACCTGGACCTTGTTCGACATGCAAGCGTACTGTGGCCGTAGTTTAACCGTGGTGCAGACGTGCTATAGGCACGCTCTCACCACGCTCTCAGTACGCTCTCACCTCGGACGCATGTCAGACAAGGTCTAGATAGAAATAAGGTAAATTCGCAGAGAAAATTTAATCAACACACTGATTTAAAACATGTTGCGCGCGATTTTAACAATTTGATAAAATTGGGCTATAAACGTTTATTGTGCAGTTTAGGTAGGGGAATTGCTGTGACATGAAGTGCGCAAGAAACACGCCCCGGATTATCGGAACGGCGAGGCTATCTGTACGCAAATTGTGCGGAACATTTCGTTCGAAGAAGAGAATCTACTACATGTAGGAATCTCTCCTGCTTTCATCATCACTGAAATGGGAACAATGCGCTTTCCGTACGTGCTTCAGTCATAATTTTCTTGGCTTTTTCCACCAATTCCGGGTGTTTGTCGGCAATATTATGTTGCTCGTTGATATCGGTTGGCAGATGGTAGATGGCAATTGGTGCATCGGGGTTGTCCTTTGCTTTCAGGCGAATGGCTTTGTAATCCCCCATGCGGATACCCTGCTTGCCACCCTGTTCATGGAATTCCCAATAGAGATAATCATGGTTGCGCTGGTTTTCCTTTCCTTTTAGGGCTGGTAGAAAGCTGATGCCATCGGTCTTATCCAGCTTTTTCGCTCCGGCAATCTCCAACAGGGTCGGTGCGATATCCCAAAATGCGGACACATGCCTGGACTTGCT is a genomic window containing:
- a CDS encoding 7-carboxy-7-deazaguanine synthase QueE, which translates into the protein MSNQVPADGTFLPLMEEFYTIQGEGYHTGKAAYFIRLGGCDVGCHWCDVKESWDAALHPLTAAEVIVDNAKKHPAKTVVITGGEPLLYNLTYLTQKLKEAGIKIFLETSGAYPLTGYWDWICLSPKKFKGPREDVLSAAGELKVIVFNKSDFQWAEEHAKFVNANCKLYLQPEWSKAAEMTPLIIDYVKDNPKWEISLQTHKYLNIP